A genomic window from Fusarium oxysporum Fo47 chromosome X, complete sequence includes:
- a CDS encoding Alpha/Beta hydrolase protein, with translation MALSREERLQLAAIDPELDDYLKTITIPQIDTSDPAKAIASLRWYMKSLHKLPDPESGVVERDIYYTARDGHKLRAHVYEPVNNSGSTPPLVVYIHGGGWTIGSPEDAERSCRDIVQKLGVVCLAPSYRQGPEDPFPASINDVWDSLKWIATNAEPELRVSLSKGFIIGGSSAGGNMAAIASHLARDEKLTPAITGVFLLAPMVLPPEKEDGLPETYKDLYLSRTQAECKDDPILTPALDKVFHDSAAGDISSHLFVPFIWPTGHHDLPRTYFQVCGMDVLRDEALIYEQVLREDNGIETRLDIYPGMPHIFWGAFAHLSQGKKAAVDLVESIKWLLK, from the exons ATGGCACTTTCAAGAGAGGAACGACTGCAACTCGCAGCTATTGATCCCGAGCTGGACGAC TACCTCAAAACAATAACTATTCCCCAGATTGACACTTCTGATCCAGCGAAGGCAATCGCAAGTTTGAGATGGTATATGAAAAGCCTGCATAAGCTGCCCGATCCAGAgagtggtgttgttgagcGCGATATCTATTACACTGCAAGAGATGGCCACAAGTTGCGCGCTCATGTTTACGAACCGGTTAACAACTCTGGTTCAACCCCGCCGCTTGTTGTTTACATCCATGGTGGCGGGTGGACTATCGGATctccagaagatgctgagcGCTCGTGTCGTGATATTGTACAAAAGCTGGGGGTTGTTTGTTTGGCGCCTTCCTATCGGCAAGGACCTGAAGACCCGTTTCCAGCTAGCATAAACGATGTCTGGGACAGCTTGAAATGGATTGCTACGAACGCTGAGCCCGAGCTGAGGGTTTCACTGTCGAAGGgtttcatcattggtggttCATCAGCTGGAGGAAACATGGCTGCGATAGCCAGCCATCTGGCCCGAGATGAGAAGCTGACTCCTGCGATAACTGGCGTTTTTCTGCTCGCTCCAATGGTACTGCCAccagagaaggaagatggaCTGCCTGAGACGTACAAGGACCTTTATCTTTCTCGGACCCAAGCTGAGTGTAAGGACGATCCTATTCTCACCCCAGCTCTGGACAAGGTTTTCCACGACTCTGCAGCTGGGGATATATCCTCGCATCTCTTTGTTCCGTTCATCTGGCCAACGGGTCACCACGACTTACCTAGGACATATTTCCAGGTTTGTGGAATGGATGTACTTCGCGACGAGGCTCTGATCTACGAGCAAGTCTTGCGCGAGGATAATGGAATCGAGACGCGGTTGGATATTTATCCTGGCATGCCTCATATCTTTTGGGGTGCCTTCGCGCATTTAAGTCAAGGGAAGAAAGCAGCTGTAGATCTTGTTGAAAGCATCAAGTGGCTTTTGAAGTGA
- a CDS encoding HotDog domain-containing protein, with protein sequence MMSRSREARSIVASLRRPHVLRPANPALARPNANSFHTTTPRKTDGVFQGLEDKRQPMPWIEAFERQQRGLPAHKSDDYPKERDLTPKKMSDSYHRVVLPLKKDPWLSDTYVNSSGHIRLGTLFMDLDALSGIIVYKHTGPGVTTVTAALDRITIAHPLTEICDLEYSGQVTYASGRSSVEITCKVAKAREEGEPSKPEDVLLTCTFTMVALDPNTRKPVNIPKLVPTNAEEEKIFKAGEAKSLSKKENSKASLLQTEPNDAESALIHQIWLRQLAYHDPNNDLRQPSNVVAMSKTQLSTAAIMQPQYRNRHQTMIFGGFHLKQTFELAFCCAASFAHARPTFISADPCTFRNPVPVGSVLYLTATVAYTDPPLLEEDGTEPGFPDPEKPMTRVHVRVDSKVRDVEHGVAKPTGQFNYTFSVPKDLKVLPHTYEEYMVYIDARRRVSLGDSQRKEESKAFSEKRPEATDNVNLIG encoded by the exons ATGATGTCCAGAAGTCGTGAAGCAAGAAGCATTGTCGCTTCGCTGCGCAGGCCACATGTGCTGCGACCAGCCAACCCTGCATTGGCGCGTCCCAATGCCAACAGCTTCCAtacaacaacaccaagaaaaaCAGATGGCGTATTTCAGGGCCTCGAGGATAAGAGGCAACCGATGCCATGGATAGAGGCGTTCGAGCGTCAGCAACGGGGTCTGCCGGCTCATAAGTCCGATGACTATCCCAAGGAACGCGATCTGACCCCCAAGAAAATGAGCGACAGCTATCATCGCGTCGTGCTCCCGCTCAAGAAAGACCCTTGGCTCTCAGACACTTATGTCAACTCTTCGGGTCACATAAG ACTTGGAACATTATTCATGGACCTCGATGCCCTCTCTGGCATCATCGTCTATAAGCATACCGGCCCTGGCGTTACAACGGTGACCGCCGCTCTGGACCGCATCACAATAGCGCACCCACTTACAGAGATTTGCGATCTCGAGTACAGCGGTCAAGTCACTTATGCCTCTGGCAGGAGTAGTGTCGAAATCACCTGCAAAGTTGCCAAGGccagagaagaaggcgaaCCTAGCAAGCCAGAGGATGTCCTTCTGACATGCACCTTCACCATGGTCGCCCTGGACCCTAACACAAGAAAGCCAGTCAACATCCCCAAGCTGGTCCCCACCAATgcggaggaagagaagatctTCAAGGCTGGAGAGGCTAAGTCGCTgtccaagaaggagaatTCTAAGGCTTCACTTCTTCAGACTGAACCTAACGATGCCGAATCCGCTCTGATTCATCAAATCTGGTTGCGACAACTTGCATACCACGATCCGAATAATGACCTTCGCCAACCTTCCAACGTCGTCGCTATGTCCAAGACCCAGCTTTCAACGGCTGCGATCATGCAACCTCAGTACCGAAATCGTCACCAGACCATGATCTTTGGTGGCTTCCATCTGAAGCAAACCTTTGAGCTTGCGTTCTGTTGTGCGGCCAGTTTTGCTCATGCGCGACCGACCTTCATCAGCGCTGATCCCTGCACGTTCCGAAATCCGGTTCCCGTCGGCAGTGTTCTGTACCTAACCGCTACTGTCGCATACACCGATCCTCCGCTGTTGGAGGAAGACGGTACTGAGCCTGGCTTCCCGGATCCGGAGAAGCCCATGACTCGTGTGCATGTCCGTGTTGACAGTAAGGTCCGTGATGTTGAGCATGGTGTCGCAAAGCCAACTGGTCAGTTCAACTACACATTCTCCGTGCCCAAAGATCTTAAGGTCTTGCCGCATACGTATGAAGAGTACATGGTGTATATTGATGCTAGGAGACGTGTTTCGCTGGGTGATAGTCAGCGAAAGGAAGAGTCTAAGGCCTTCTCCGAAAAGAGGCCTGAAGCCACGGATAATGTCAATCTGATTGGATAA
- a CDS encoding heterokaryon incompatibility protein-domain-containing protein, producing the protein MLPNSKLKYKGNVFCFLPCEDEKSSMLEECSIGFETSTSSEKVLQLAYEWYEARSDSHESCQRLRSSPKFAPSRLIDISSGDDWKLCLYPRDILDPPDYMTLSYRWAKSPSVVLLNSNLEDFRRGAPISRLLKTFREAITVARRLSIKYLWIDSLCIIQDSTEDWARESLQMHQVYANSACTISVTASEGPDEGLFRKAP; encoded by the exons ATGCTGCCTAATTCTAAGTTGAAGTATAAAGGAAACGTCTTCTGTTTTCTTCCGTGCGAAG ATGAGAAGTCTTCTATGCTGGAAGAATGTTCAATCGGTTTTGAAACTAGCACATCATCAGAAAAAGTCCTTCAGCTGGCTTATGAGTGGTACGAAGCCCGCAGCGACTCACACGAATCGTGTCAGCGCTTGAGGTCTTCACCGAAGTTTGCTCCATCAAGGCTCATCGACATCAGTTCTGGTGATGACTGGAAACTCTGCTTATATCCACGGGATATACTAGACCCTCCAGACTATATGACTCTGAGCTACAGATGGGCCAAGAGCCCTTCGGTTGTTCTTTTGAACTCAAATCTTGAAGACTTCCGAAGGGGCGCACCGATTTCTCGCCTTCTCAAGACATTCAGAGAAGCCATCACTGTTGCGCGTCGGCTTTCAATCAAGTACCTATGGATTGACTCGTTGTGCATCATTCAAGATTCAACGGAGGATTGGGCCCGAGAATCACTCCAGATGCACCAAGTCTACGCAAACTCTGCCTGCACCATCTCGGTAACCGCTTCGGAAGGACCTGATGAAGGGCTATTCAGGAAGGCCCCATGA
- a CDS encoding general substrate transporter produces the protein MAVDSKIQPPSGGIEAVLPNQTTPWYKQAHLVKLNSLILGLVCFQSAIGYDGSLLNGLQSLPQWSDFMNHPSGEWSGFINAIYFIGFFVACPPSSWLANKYGRRLPAFLGFIPLAIGTGLQTGAKTEAEWIAGRFILGIPTAMFATSIPLLITEIAYPSHRSVITALTNCNYFIGGIIAAWACYGTRNYTDWAWRIPTILQIALPLVALPALIMVPESPRWLVSVGREDAARETLGKLHAGGDANHPLVDFELHEITTAIESEKQAEKSSSWASLVSTPAHRRRLFITASLAIYSQWVGNGVVSYYLSTVLATVGITSVTDQTLIMGCLQIWSFLAAVAGASCVERLGRRLLLMISCAVMLVSFILITAMSGSFAQTGSRSVGVTMIPFVFLFNAGYAIAITPLQVAYPLELWPFQLRGRGISAAWMIMILALMFNVFVNPIALSAIGWKYYIVYVALLVSYGFVIFFFYPETRGRTLEEISVIFGDAPDGLYSDELDTKQVIEKVDVKHLE, from the exons ATGGCCGTGGACTCCAAGATCCAGCCTCCGTCTGGGGGCATTGAGGCTGTTCTGCCGAACCAGACTACACCGTGGTATAAGCAAGCCCACTTGGTTAAACTCAATAGTCTGATCCTGGGCTTGGTCTGCTTCC AATCGGCAATCGGATATGATGGAAGTCTCCTCAACGGTCTTCAATCTCTACCCCAATGGAGCGACTTCATGAACCATCCTTCTGGTGAATGGTCCGGcttcatcaacgccatctaCTTCATCGGATTCTTTGTAGCGTGCCCTCCTAGCTCATGGCTCGCAAACAAATATGGTCGTCGTCTTCCAGCTTTCCTAGGCTTCATTCCGCTGGCAATCGGTACTGGTCTCCAGACAGGTGCTAAGACTGAGGCAGAGTGGATTGCGGGCCGTTTTATCCTCGGTATCCCGACTGCCATGTTCGCGACATCAATCCCTCTTCTCATTACTGAGATCGCGTACCCTAGTCACCGAAGTGTCATCACCGCTTTGACCAACTGTAACTATTTTATCGGTGGTATCATTGCAGCTTGGGCGTGCTACGGCACCAGGAACTACACCGACTGGGCCTGGAGGATTCCAACCATTCTCCAGATTGCCTTGCCTCTTGTTGCACTTCCTGCTTTGATCATGGTGCCCGAAAGTCCTCGATGGTTGGTATCTGTTGGACGAGAAGACGCAGCGCGGGAGACACTAGGAAAGCTGCACGCG GGCGGTGATGCGAACCACCCTCTTGTCGACTTCGAACTTCACGAAATTACGACCGCCATCGAGTCCGAGAAACAAGCTGAGAAGTCAAGCTCCTGGGCATCACTAGTATCCACTCCCGCCCATCGTCGCCGTCTCTTCATCACGGCATCATTGGCAATCTACAGTCAGTGGGTCGGTAATGGAGTCGTCAGCTATTACCTCTCTACTGTCCTTGCCACCGTCGGCATCACCAGCGTCACTGATCAGACTCTGATTATGGGATGTCTTCAGATCTGGAGTTTCTTGGCTGCAGTTGCTGGTGCCTCATGCGTCGAGAGACTGGGACGACGACTTCTTCTCATGATCTCTTGCGCAGTCATGCTTGTCAGCTTTATCCTAATCACTGCCATGTCAGGGAGCTTTGCGCAAACTGGATCACGATCAGTTGGAGTCACAATGATTCCATTTGTGTTCTTATTCAATGCTGGTTATGCCATCGCTAT AACTCCTCTCCAGGTTGCTTACCCTCTTGAGCTTTGGCCCTTCCAGCTACGTGGCCGTGGAATCTCTGCAGCCTGGATGATTATGATCTTGGCCCTCATGTTCAACGTCTTTGTGAATCCAATTGCTTTGTCGGCTATTGGTTGGAAGTACTACATCGTGTATGTGGCTCTTCTGGTGTCCTATGGCTTCgtcattttcttcttctatccCGAAACACGTGGACGTACACTGGAGGAGATTTCGGTCATCTTTGGTGATGCACCAGATGGACTCTACTCTGATGAGCTTGACACGAAACAGGtgattgagaaggttgatgtGAAGCATCTGGAATAA
- a CDS encoding uncharacterized protein (of unknown function-domain containing protein): MIFKSLLLSSLLATGLALYIPHEDITSKECDCSGEHVRENKKLKHIYICGDERLGPTDLPTNLPLSTYVAGYDRFGGLTPNEFLEKWWNNTARPDGKKPVGWKYPLKNGFELDDDERPIKANVNLAPGTLVDRFGEPTGRYLSPATAPFSQRALHPGNLITGENKEFPNNYHVYKVTKSFTVQAGPIRPWFGQPGYGVQFFLGVGITVKDYLDNGSLQWVNASALVREAKHCALSGGDTDLESEEL; encoded by the exons ATGATCTTCAAATCTTTGCTCCTCTCATCTCTTTTGGCCACTGGCCTCGCTTTATACATACCTCATGAGGACATCACGAGCAAAGAATGCGATTGCTCTGGAGAGCATGTTCgtgagaacaagaagctcaagcatATTTACATCTGCGGCGATGAACGTCTTGGGCCTACAGACCTCCCCACGAACCTCCCTCTTAGCACATATGTTGCAGGCTATGACCGTTTCGGAGGCTTGACTCCCAACGAATTTCTGGAGAAGTGGTGGAATAACACTGCCAGGCCCGATGGTAAAAAGCCAGTTGGCTGGAAGTATCCGTTGAAGAACGGGTTTGAGTTGGACGACGATGAACGGCCTATCAAGGCAAACGTAAATCTTGCGCCAGGAACGCTGGTCGACAGATTCGGAGAACCTACAG GACGATATCTCTCTCCTGCTACAGCCCCCTTTTCACAAAGAGCTCTCCACCCTGGGAATCTTATCACTGGGGAGAACAAAGAATTCCCCAACAACTATCACGTGTACAAGGTGACTAAATCATTTACCGTTCAGGCAGGACCTATCAGGCCATGGTTTGGTCAGCCAGGCTACGGCGTGCAGTTCTTCCTCGGTGTTGGCATCACGGTGAAAGACTACCTGGACAACGGAAGTCTACAATGGGTTAACGCATCAGCATTGGTTAGGGAGGCAAAGCACTGCGCACTGAGTGGAGGAGATACTGATTTAGAGTCAGAAGAGCTCTAG